A region of Mobula birostris isolate sMobBir1 chromosome X, sMobBir1.hap1, whole genome shotgun sequence DNA encodes the following proteins:
- the LOC140191487 gene encoding NGFI-A-binding protein 1-like, producing MYTGPVATMSLPRTLGELQLYYLLQRANLSVYYQTFVQQGGDDVRQLCEAGEEEFLEIMALVGMATKPLHVRRMQKALREWAANPAAFSSFPQFRLAGASPQKSKRKSVSSSENAFPGSKRLRTLTSAAADCNSPNSGKSPAKGVRANQDIRRQLVAATFPNSGSVEDADLSRLNDKLVTPLRVKDSDPAAAEGERGCGPSDTRRGDSKQLVHHQVATPFCKEDSSQLQQRADVFSLARPVAQEFGYRKTWLSSGETDDPSVKSITRENQLGTIIQRTIVGECQEEFVKHQDVESIGYRHNTKGNNGPLSRKPFASQPQAESPEESRPALKNTENGLMAAKMDDV from the exons ATGTATACAG GTCCGGTAGCAACAATGTCTTTGCCGCGAACCCTCGGTGAACTCCAGCTGTACTACCTGCTGCAGAGAGCCAATCTTTCGGTCTATTACCAGACCTTCGTCCAGCAGGGAGGGGACGACGTGAGGCAACTCTGCGAGGCCGGAGAGGAGGAGTTCCTGGAGATCATGGCCCTGGTCGGCATGGCGACCAAGCCTCTCCACGTGCGGAGGATGCAGAAGGCTCTCCGGGAGTGGGCGGCCAACCCAGCCGCCTTCAGCAGCTTCCCCCAGTTCAGATTGGCCGGCGCATCGCCCCAAAAGTCAAAGAGAAAATCCGTTAGTAGCAGCGAAAACGCCTTCCCTGGAAGCAAACGGCTGCGGACTTTAACCAGTGCAGCTGCCGACTGTAACAGCCCCAACTCGGGCAAGAGTCCCGCGAAGGGAGTCAGAGCAAACCAGGACATCAGGCGGCAGCTGGTGGCCGCCACCTTCCCCAACAGCGGTTCCGTGGAAGATGCGGATCTCTCGAGGCTGAACGATAAGCTGGTAACCCCGCTCAGGGTGAAGGACAGTGACCCCGCCGCGGCAGAGGGAGAGCGGGGATGCGGGCCGTCTGACACTAGGCGCGGAGACAGTAAGCAGCTGGTCCACCACCAG GTGGCCACTCCATTTTGCAAGGAAGACAGCAGCCAGCTGCAGCAAAGGGCTGATGTATTTTCACTGGCTCGGCCAGTGGCCCAAGAGTTTGGTTACAGGAAAACATG GTTAAGTTCGGGGGAAACCGATGACCCCTCTGTGAAGAGTATCACACGTGAG AACCAGCTGGGAACAATCATCCAGCGGACAATAGTGGGGGAGTGTCAGGAAGAATTCGTCAAACACCAAGACGTAGAATCAATCGGGTACAGGCACAACACCAAGGGGAATAATGGGCCTCTGTCCAGAAAACCTTTTGCCAGCCAACCACAGG CAGAAAGTCCGGAGGAGAGTCGACCAGCCCTCAAGAACACGGAGAATGGACTGATGGCAGCGAAAATGGACGATGTGTGA